The following proteins come from a genomic window of Sphaerisporangium rubeum:
- a CDS encoding MarR family winged helix-turn-helix transcriptional regulator, translating into MTARAQTVIPAEAYEAYCALEGQLAVLLRRSRAISAEVGRAVHPELEPGAYSLLVRIDNAAPARPSDLAAYFRVGKATISRQVKVLEGLGLIGRQGDPLDGRVCLLVLTDEGRERLARARSARQERFYALLATWPRDDVRNLADMLARFNTLTATYERDQLPATAATAG; encoded by the coding sequence ATGACGGCCAGGGCACAGACGGTGATCCCCGCCGAGGCGTACGAGGCCTACTGCGCTTTGGAGGGCCAGCTCGCCGTGCTCCTGCGGCGCTCCCGTGCGATCTCCGCGGAGGTGGGCCGCGCCGTCCACCCCGAGCTGGAGCCGGGTGCCTACAGCCTGCTGGTGCGCATCGACAACGCCGCGCCGGCGCGGCCGAGCGACCTCGCCGCCTACTTCCGCGTCGGCAAGGCCACCATCAGCCGGCAGGTCAAGGTGCTGGAGGGTCTCGGCCTGATCGGCAGGCAGGGAGATCCGCTCGACGGACGGGTCTGCCTGCTCGTGCTCACCGACGAGGGCCGCGAGCGGCTGGCACGCGCGCGTTCGGCCCGCCAGGAGCGGTTCTACGCGCTGCTCGCCACCTGGCCGCGCGACGACGTGCGCAACCTCGCCGACATGCTGGCGCGTTTCAACACCCTCACCGCGACCTACGAACGCGACCAGTTGCCTGCCACGGCGGCCACCGCGGGGTGA
- a CDS encoding transposase, with protein sequence METRWVGSDGLEVTVAVRGGGQVLRLSRHGTHLADLYSVDELRRFVDLADLCEVITVPFGERAACRRHEAVP encoded by the coding sequence ATGGAGACGCGGTGGGTGGGTTCGGACGGTTTAGAGGTCACGGTGGCCGTCCGCGGCGGCGGCCAGGTGCTGCGCCTCAGTCGTCACGGCACGCACCTCGCCGATCTCTACTCGGTCGACGAGCTGCGCCGTTTCGTGGACCTCGCCGATCTCTGCGAAGTGATCACCGTGCCGTTCGGCGAGCGCGCCGCGTGCCGGCGGCACGAGGCGGTTCCCTGA
- the rpmG gene encoding 50S ribosomal protein L33 gives MAATDVRPKITLACQECKHRNYITRKNRRNDPDRLELKKYCPNCKCHRPHRETR, from the coding sequence GTGGCTGCCACCGACGTTAGGCCGAAGATCACGCTGGCCTGCCAGGAGTGCAAGCACCGCAACTACATCACGCGGAAGAACCGGCGTAACGACCCCGACCGGCTCGAGCTGAAGAAGTACTGCCCCAACTGCAAGTGCCACCGTCCGCACCGCGAGACCCGATAG
- a CDS encoding MaoC family dehydratase N-terminal domain-containing protein, translated as MALNRDFVGRTYPAPGSYEVSRVKIKEFAAAIGDRDPAYRDPEAARALGHPDVVAPPTFPIVFTLAGTGDILEDPELGLDFTMVVHGEQRFEYTRPIYAGDELLCSSTVIEIRSVGRNEFLTLRSDVTTLDGEHVCTTYNTLVERGGAA; from the coding sequence ATGGCGTTGAACCGTGATTTCGTCGGACGCACCTATCCGGCGCCGGGCTCCTACGAGGTCAGCCGGGTCAAGATCAAGGAGTTCGCGGCCGCCATCGGCGACCGCGACCCCGCGTACCGCGACCCTGAGGCGGCGCGTGCGCTCGGCCACCCCGATGTGGTGGCCCCGCCGACGTTCCCCATCGTGTTCACGCTGGCCGGCACCGGCGACATCCTCGAGGACCCCGAGCTCGGGCTCGACTTCACCATGGTGGTGCACGGCGAGCAGCGCTTCGAGTACACCCGGCCGATCTACGCCGGTGACGAGCTGCTGTGCTCCTCCACCGTCATCGAGATCCGCAGCGTCGGCCGCAACGAGTTCCTGACCCTGCGCAGCGACGTGACGACCCTCGACGGCGAGCACGTCTGCACGACCTACAACACCCTTGTCGAGCGCGGAGGGGCGGCCTGA
- a CDS encoding MaoC family dehydratase, producing MTATVKYDEVETGHQIPAVDYPVSRTDLVMYAGASGDFNPIHWNERHAKAVGLPDVIAHGMFTMAQGGRFVTDWAGDPGAVLDYGVRFSSMVVVPDDDKGAVITVSGVVEEKLDDNRVVVALTARSGDSRVLSKARATVRLA from the coding sequence ATGACCGCGACGGTGAAGTACGACGAGGTCGAGACCGGCCACCAGATCCCCGCGGTCGACTACCCCGTGAGCCGCACCGACCTCGTCATGTACGCCGGCGCGTCCGGCGACTTCAACCCGATCCACTGGAACGAGCGCCACGCCAAGGCCGTCGGCCTGCCGGACGTCATCGCGCACGGCATGTTCACGATGGCGCAGGGCGGCCGGTTCGTCACCGACTGGGCCGGGGACCCCGGCGCGGTGCTCGACTACGGGGTGCGGTTCTCGTCCATGGTCGTGGTGCCGGACGACGACAAAGGCGCGGTGATCACCGTGAGCGGCGTCGTCGAGGAGAAGCTCGACGACAACCGCGTGGTGGTCGCGCTGACCGCGCGCTCCGGTGACTCCCGGGTGCTGTCCAAGGCACGCGCCACGGTGCGGCTCGCCTGA
- a CDS encoding UDP-N-acetylmuramate dehydrogenase, with product MAERQDGVRLAPYTTLRVGGEARAFVVARDAGELAAVVGEADRAGQPVLVLGGGSNLLISDAGFDGLVVKVASRGVHVTELDGHAEVTAEAGEDWDALVQRAVTEGWSGVECLSGVPGLVGATPIQNVGAYGQEVSQTVTGVRVYDREAGEIRDLRHDDCGFAYRDSVFKRHPDRYVVLAVTYTLARAELSGPVAYQELATRLGVELGARTGLHDVRDAVIGLRRGKGMVLDPADPDTCSAGSFFTNPVLSAAEAADLERRSPGFPRWPMPEARVKVPAAWLIEHAGFPKGYRRGRARVSTKHTLALTNPGGHHVTGFPADPRGVMGAVPEEHDAATAADLVGLAREIRQGVEAKFGVTLVNEPVLVGVTL from the coding sequence ATGGCTGAACGGCAGGACGGCGTGCGGCTCGCGCCGTACACCACGCTCCGGGTGGGTGGCGAGGCGCGTGCCTTCGTGGTCGCGCGCGACGCCGGCGAGCTCGCCGCGGTGGTGGGGGAGGCGGACCGCGCGGGACAGCCCGTGCTGGTGCTCGGCGGCGGGAGCAACCTGCTCATCTCGGACGCCGGTTTCGACGGGCTCGTCGTGAAGGTCGCCTCCCGAGGCGTCCACGTCACCGAGCTCGACGGCCACGCCGAGGTGACCGCCGAGGCCGGCGAGGACTGGGACGCGCTGGTCCAGCGGGCCGTGACCGAGGGCTGGTCCGGCGTCGAGTGCCTGTCCGGCGTCCCCGGCCTGGTGGGGGCCACCCCCATCCAGAACGTCGGCGCGTACGGCCAGGAGGTCTCCCAGACGGTCACCGGGGTGCGGGTGTACGACCGCGAGGCCGGCGAGATCAGGGACCTGCGGCACGACGACTGCGGGTTCGCCTACCGCGACAGCGTGTTCAAGCGGCACCCCGACCGGTACGTCGTGCTCGCGGTGACCTACACCTTGGCGCGTGCCGAGCTGTCGGGCCCGGTGGCCTACCAGGAGCTCGCCACCCGGCTCGGCGTGGAGCTCGGCGCGCGGACCGGCCTGCACGACGTGCGGGACGCCGTGATCGGCCTGCGCCGCGGCAAAGGCATGGTGCTCGACCCGGCCGACCCTGACACGTGCAGCGCCGGGTCGTTCTTCACCAACCCCGTCCTGAGCGCCGCCGAGGCCGCCGACCTGGAGCGCCGCTCCCCGGGGTTCCCCCGCTGGCCGATGCCGGAGGCACGGGTCAAGGTGCCGGCCGCGTGGCTGATCGAGCACGCCGGCTTCCCCAAGGGGTACCGGCGCGGCCGGGCCAGGGTGTCCACCAAGCACACCCTGGCCCTGACCAACCCCGGCGGCCACCACGTGACGGGTTTCCCCGCCGACCCCAGGGGGGTGATGGGGGCCGTCCCCGAGGAGCACGACGCCGCCACGGCGGCCGACCTGGTGGGGCTGGCCCGCGAGATCCGCCAAGGGGTCGAGGCGAAGTTCGGCGTGACCCTGGTCAACGAGCCTGTTCTCGTCGGCGTCACGCTCTAG
- a CDS encoding TMEM165/GDT1 family protein: protein MEAFWISLAVIFVAELGDKSQLMALTFATRFKMWPVLAGITIATTVVHLLSVALGGLIGDALPRTAISIVAGVAFLVFALWTLRGDELTEEESRKAQRTTRNAVIAVTVAFFLSELGDKTMLATITLATQHGWLGTWIGSTVGMVAADALAIVVGRLLGRHLPEKAIRYGAAACFVVFAIVLFAEALL from the coding sequence TTGGAAGCGTTCTGGATCAGCCTCGCTGTGATCTTCGTCGCCGAGCTCGGCGACAAGAGCCAGTTGATGGCACTGACCTTCGCCACCAGGTTCAAGATGTGGCCCGTGCTGGCCGGCATCACCATCGCGACCACGGTGGTGCACCTGCTGAGCGTGGCGCTCGGCGGCCTGATCGGCGACGCGCTCCCGCGCACCGCCATCTCGATCGTGGCCGGTGTCGCGTTCCTGGTGTTCGCGCTGTGGACGCTGCGCGGCGACGAGCTGACCGAGGAGGAGTCGCGCAAGGCACAGCGCACCACGCGTAACGCCGTCATCGCGGTCACCGTGGCGTTCTTCCTCAGCGAGCTCGGCGACAAGACCATGCTCGCCACCATCACCCTCGCCACCCAGCACGGCTGGCTCGGCACATGGATCGGCTCCACGGTCGGCATGGTCGCCGCCGACGCGCTCGCCATCGTGGTCGGCCGCCTTCTCGGCCGTCACCTGCCGGAGAAGGCGATCCGGTACGGCGCCGCCGCCTGCTTCGTCGTCTTCGCGATCGTGCTGTTCGCCGAGGCGCTGCTCTAG
- a CDS encoding helix-turn-helix transcriptional regulator, with protein sequence MVSPVFVGRKAELETLADAFEQARKQAASAVLLGGEAGGGKTRLVSRFTEEAAYAGAHVLVGGCVELSSMGLAYAPFTAALRQLVREMGASEVAALLPDGAARDLARLLPEFGEPSGDKETETGRARLFEQFLTLLERLAERRSVILVIEDVHWADRSTRDLIAFLSRNLRTAPVLMIITYRSDELHRQHPLRPVLAELGRVSGVVRIDLPRLSLGEVAGQMAGILGDEPEPALVRRVHERSEGIPLFVEALLENGVESSVPGSLHDLIIGTVERLPEETQRLLRVAAAGGNRVRHTLLAAVTGMSDIEVEDGLRPAIAGNVIQVDGRAYVFRHALIREAVHEELLPGEHNRVHARFAEEIERDRTLVPPGRAAIEIAHHWHAARDHLWALISAWEAAAKAANAFAYTEQIQLLERVLSLWNHVPDAAERIGVTHIAVLEQAAEAAAVTGDPDLGLRFVKAALADLDETAEPERVARLMVRRSQFKSDKGKPGALDDLRYAERLAAKPSAARAHVLTRLGSYLMFINELVEGSALTTEALRIAREVGDEPREAELLTNLALGHSLGGDLETAMRTNERAIEIGTRLSSPRIVLRAVANNVDGLTNLGRSEEAVALALNGEAMARTYGRYRTSGSFLANNRAESLEALGRWDEVIEIIEQALAMEPVPRIRGHLLRVRGDVAAGRGETELLRQIIAETAEPHADSKYFAQEWVAGIRLRVEHHLLCGAPLEALSAAEELLSSPGAAPDRPMLGWSSKPMLGWRALAQSRVVYESAAAADPERAGALLATAKELAGTMTISGPVAEAYRLMVLGDFDGAAEVWRHLGRPHPRARSLFLAAAASARAGDRDGAASRLRAAHPLAVALGAGPLLGEIEALCRRVGASLTGDTAPAAELTPREREVLRLVALGRSNREIAAELFISVKTVSVHVSNILAKLGVATRGEAAAAAHRSSLLV encoded by the coding sequence ATGGTGAGTCCCGTCTTCGTCGGACGGAAAGCGGAGCTCGAGACCCTCGCCGACGCGTTCGAGCAGGCCCGCAAACAGGCGGCGTCCGCCGTGCTGCTCGGCGGCGAGGCGGGTGGCGGCAAGACACGCCTGGTCAGCCGGTTCACCGAGGAGGCCGCGTACGCGGGGGCACACGTGCTCGTCGGTGGCTGCGTCGAGCTGTCCAGCATGGGCCTGGCCTACGCGCCGTTCACCGCGGCGCTGCGCCAGCTCGTGCGCGAGATGGGGGCCTCGGAGGTCGCCGCGCTGCTGCCGGACGGCGCGGCACGCGACCTCGCGCGGCTGCTGCCGGAGTTCGGCGAGCCGAGCGGCGACAAGGAGACCGAGACCGGCAGAGCACGGCTGTTCGAGCAGTTCCTCACGTTGCTCGAACGGCTCGCGGAACGGCGCTCGGTGATCCTCGTCATCGAGGACGTCCACTGGGCCGACCGCTCCACCCGCGACCTCATCGCCTTCCTCAGCCGCAACCTGCGCACCGCGCCGGTGCTCATGATCATCACGTACCGCTCCGACGAGCTGCACCGCCAGCACCCGCTGCGGCCGGTGCTCGCCGAGCTCGGCCGGGTGAGCGGCGTGGTCCGCATCGACCTGCCGCGGCTCTCGCTCGGCGAGGTCGCGGGCCAGATGGCCGGCATCCTCGGCGACGAGCCCGAGCCCGCGCTGGTCCGCAGGGTCCACGAGCGCAGCGAAGGCATCCCCTTGTTCGTCGAGGCGCTGCTGGAGAACGGCGTCGAGAGCAGCGTGCCGGGCTCGCTGCACGACCTGATCATCGGCACCGTGGAGCGGCTGCCTGAGGAGACCCAGCGCCTGCTGCGCGTCGCGGCGGCCGGGGGAAACCGCGTCCGGCACACACTGCTGGCCGCCGTGACCGGCATGTCGGACATCGAGGTCGAGGACGGGCTGCGGCCCGCCATCGCCGGCAACGTCATCCAGGTCGACGGCCGCGCCTACGTCTTCCGCCACGCGCTCATCCGCGAGGCCGTCCACGAGGAATTACTCCCCGGCGAGCACAACCGGGTCCACGCGCGTTTCGCCGAAGAGATCGAGCGCGACCGCACCCTCGTGCCACCCGGCAGGGCCGCCATCGAGATCGCGCACCACTGGCACGCCGCGCGCGACCACCTGTGGGCCCTGATCTCCGCCTGGGAGGCCGCCGCCAAGGCCGCCAACGCGTTCGCCTACACCGAGCAGATCCAGCTCCTCGAGCGGGTGCTGTCGCTGTGGAACCACGTGCCGGACGCCGCCGAGCGCATCGGCGTGACCCACATCGCCGTCCTCGAGCAGGCCGCGGAGGCCGCGGCCGTCACCGGCGACCCCGACCTCGGCCTCAGGTTCGTCAAAGCCGCGCTCGCGGACCTGGACGAGACCGCCGAGCCCGAGCGGGTGGCCCGGCTGATGGTGCGGCGCAGCCAGTTCAAGTCCGACAAAGGCAAACCAGGCGCGCTCGACGACCTGCGGTACGCCGAGCGTCTCGCGGCGAAGCCGAGCGCGGCCCGCGCGCACGTGCTGACCCGGCTCGGCTCGTATCTGATGTTCATCAACGAGCTCGTCGAAGGCAGCGCGCTCACCACCGAGGCGCTGCGCATCGCGCGCGAGGTCGGCGACGAGCCGCGCGAGGCGGAGCTGCTCACCAACCTGGCCCTCGGCCACTCCCTCGGCGGTGACCTGGAGACCGCGATGCGCACCAACGAGCGGGCCATCGAGATCGGCACCAGGCTCTCCTCGCCGCGCATCGTGCTGCGCGCCGTCGCCAACAACGTCGACGGCCTGACCAACCTCGGCCGGTCCGAGGAGGCCGTGGCGCTCGCGCTGAACGGCGAGGCGATGGCCCGCACCTACGGCCGCTACCGCACGTCCGGCTCGTTCCTCGCCAACAACAGGGCCGAGTCGCTGGAGGCGCTCGGCCGCTGGGACGAGGTCATCGAGATCATCGAGCAGGCCCTGGCCATGGAACCGGTGCCCCGCATCCGGGGCCATTTGCTGCGGGTGCGCGGCGACGTCGCCGCGGGCCGCGGCGAGACCGAGCTGCTGCGGCAGATCATCGCCGAGACCGCGGAGCCGCACGCCGATTCCAAGTACTTCGCGCAGGAGTGGGTGGCCGGCATCCGGCTGCGGGTCGAGCACCACCTGCTGTGCGGTGCGCCGCTTGAGGCGCTCTCGGCGGCCGAGGAGCTGCTGTCGTCCCCCGGCGCGGCGCCTGACCGGCCGATGCTCGGCTGGTCGAGCAAGCCGATGCTGGGCTGGCGCGCGCTCGCGCAGAGCCGCGTGGTGTACGAGAGCGCGGCGGCGGCCGACCCCGAGCGCGCCGGCGCGCTGCTGGCCACGGCCAAGGAGCTGGCCGGCACCATGACGATCAGCGGGCCGGTCGCCGAGGCGTACCGGCTGATGGTTCTCGGCGACTTCGACGGCGCCGCCGAGGTGTGGCGCCACCTCGGCCGGCCGCACCCGAGGGCCCGCTCACTGTTCCTGGCCGCCGCCGCGTCGGCCCGCGCCGGCGACCGAGACGGCGCGGCGAGCCGGTTGCGCGCCGCGCACCCGCTCGCCGTCGCGCTCGGCGCCGGGCCGCTGCTCGGCGAGATCGAGGCCCTGTGCCGGCGCGTCGGCGCCTCGCTCACCGGGGACACCGCTCCTGCCGCCGAGCTCACGCCGCGTGAGCGTGAGGTGCTGCGGCTGGTGGCACTCGGCCGGTCCAACCGTGAGATCGCCGCCGAGCTGTTCATCTCCGTCAAGACGGTCAGCGTGCACGTCTCCAACATCCTCGCCAAGCTCGGGGTCGCCACCCGCGGTGAGGCCGCGGCGGCGGCGCACCGGTCGTCCTTGCTGGTGTGA
- the deoC gene encoding deoxyribose-phosphate aldolase, which yields MSTPTTSLTEVASSGATLRAFLHGLPGVDRVGADQRAATLGTRSIKTTAKAKAIDLAISMVDLTTLEGADTPGKVRAMCAKAVRPDPADASVPKVAAVCVYPDLVPHAVEALRGTGVRVASVATGFPSGRTSLAVKVDDTALAVASGADEIDMVIDRGAFLAGDYLTVYEQIVAVKAACARKDGEDAHLKVILETGELVTYDNVRRASWLAMVAGADFIKTSTGKVAPAATLPVTLVMLEAVRDFRDRTGRMVGVKPAGGIRTTKDAIKNLVLVNETAGPDWLTAEWFRLGASSLLNDLLMQRTKLTTGHYAGPDYFTLD from the coding sequence GTGTCAACACCGACGACTTCGCTCACGGAGGTCGCGTCGTCCGGCGCCACCCTGCGGGCCTTCCTCCATGGACTGCCCGGCGTGGACCGTGTCGGCGCCGATCAACGCGCCGCGACGCTGGGCACCCGCTCCATCAAGACCACCGCCAAGGCCAAGGCCATCGATCTCGCCATATCCATGGTCGACCTCACCACCCTGGAAGGCGCCGACACCCCCGGCAAGGTGCGCGCGATGTGCGCCAAGGCCGTACGGCCCGACCCCGCCGACGCCTCGGTGCCGAAGGTCGCCGCCGTCTGCGTCTACCCCGACCTCGTGCCGCACGCCGTCGAGGCGCTGCGCGGCACCGGAGTGCGGGTGGCGAGCGTCGCCACCGGCTTCCCGAGCGGCCGCACGTCCCTGGCCGTCAAGGTCGACGACACCGCGCTCGCCGTCGCGTCCGGCGCCGACGAGATCGACATGGTGATCGACCGCGGCGCGTTCCTCGCCGGCGACTACCTCACCGTGTACGAGCAGATCGTCGCGGTGAAGGCCGCGTGCGCGCGCAAGGACGGCGAGGACGCGCACCTGAAGGTCATCCTGGAGACCGGCGAGCTCGTCACCTACGACAACGTGCGCCGCGCCTCGTGGCTCGCCATGGTCGCGGGAGCCGACTTCATCAAGACCTCCACCGGCAAGGTGGCCCCCGCGGCGACCCTCCCGGTGACGCTGGTGATGCTGGAGGCGGTGCGCGACTTCCGCGACCGCACCGGCCGCATGGTCGGGGTGAAGCCCGCCGGCGGCATCCGCACCACCAAGGACGCCATAAAGAACCTGGTGCTCGTCAACGAGACCGCCGGCCCCGACTGGCTGACCGCCGAGTGGTTCCGCCTCGGCGCCTCCAGCCTGCTGAACGATCTGCTGATGCAGCGCACGAAGCTGACCACCGGCCACTACGCCGGCCCCGACTACTTCACCCTGGACTGA
- a CDS encoding aldehyde dehydrogenase family protein, whose amino-acid sequence MSDIFEYAPAPESRDVVDIRPSYGLFVNGEWIDSLGDERHKTLNPATEEALAEFSYATPADVDRAVDAARKAYDSVWGRMPGRERAKYLFRIARIVQERARELAVLESLDNGKPIRESRDVDLPLVAAHFFYYAGWADKLRHAGLGEDPRPLGVAAQIIPWNFPLLMLAWKIAPALACGNTVVLKPAETTPLTALAFAEICRQADLPPGVVNIVTGAGETGQALAGHEGVDKVAFTGSTEVGRLIARSVAGTRKKLTLELGGKAANIVFDDAALDQAVEGIVNGIFFNQGHVCCAGSRLLVQESVEDELLAALKRRLATLRLGDPLDKNTDIGAVNSAAQLDRIRELSDAGEAEGAQRWSPPCALPDKGFWFPPTLFTGVAQSHRIAREEIFGPVLSVLTFRTPAEAVEKANNTPYGLSAGVWTEKGSRILWMADRLRAGVVWANTFNKFDPTSPFGGYKESGYGREGGRHGLEAYLDV is encoded by the coding sequence ATGTCCGACATCTTCGAATACGCACCCGCGCCTGAGTCCCGGGACGTCGTCGACATCCGGCCGTCCTACGGGCTGTTCGTGAACGGCGAGTGGATCGACTCGCTCGGCGACGAGCGCCACAAGACCCTCAACCCGGCCACCGAGGAGGCCCTGGCCGAGTTCTCCTACGCCACCCCCGCCGACGTCGACCGCGCCGTCGACGCCGCGCGCAAGGCGTACGACTCGGTGTGGGGCCGCATGCCGGGCCGCGAGCGCGCCAAGTACCTGTTCCGCATCGCGCGGATCGTCCAGGAGCGCGCACGCGAGCTGGCCGTGCTGGAGTCGCTGGACAACGGCAAGCCGATCCGCGAGTCACGCGACGTCGACCTGCCGCTGGTCGCCGCGCACTTCTTCTACTACGCCGGGTGGGCCGACAAGCTGCGGCACGCCGGCCTCGGCGAGGACCCGCGACCTCTCGGCGTGGCCGCGCAGATCATCCCGTGGAACTTCCCGCTGCTCATGCTGGCCTGGAAGATCGCACCGGCGCTGGCCTGCGGCAACACGGTCGTGCTCAAGCCGGCCGAGACCACGCCGCTGACCGCGCTCGCGTTCGCCGAGATCTGCCGCCAGGCCGACCTGCCGCCGGGTGTCGTCAACATCGTCACCGGCGCCGGCGAGACCGGCCAGGCCCTCGCCGGACACGAGGGGGTCGACAAGGTCGCGTTCACCGGTTCCACCGAGGTGGGCCGCCTGATCGCGCGGTCGGTCGCCGGCACGCGCAAGAAGCTCACGCTGGAGCTCGGCGGCAAGGCCGCCAACATCGTGTTCGACGACGCCGCGCTCGACCAGGCCGTCGAAGGCATCGTGAACGGCATCTTCTTCAACCAGGGCCACGTCTGCTGCGCCGGGTCGCGCCTGCTGGTGCAGGAGTCGGTGGAGGACGAGCTGCTGGCGGCGCTCAAGCGGCGGCTGGCCACGCTGCGGCTCGGCGACCCGCTCGACAAGAACACCGACATCGGCGCGGTCAACTCCGCCGCGCAGCTCGACCGCATCCGCGAGCTCAGCGACGCGGGGGAGGCCGAAGGCGCGCAGCGCTGGTCGCCGCCGTGCGCGCTCCCCGACAAGGGGTTCTGGTTCCCGCCGACGCTGTTCACCGGGGTCGCGCAGTCCCATCGCATCGCGCGGGAGGAGATCTTCGGCCCGGTGCTGTCGGTGCTGACCTTCCGCACCCCCGCCGAGGCCGTGGAGAAGGCCAACAACACGCCGTACGGCCTGTCGGCCGGTGTGTGGACCGAGAAGGGCTCGCGCATCCTGTGGATGGCCGACCGGCTGCGTGCCGGGGTGGTGTGGGCCAACACCTTCAACAAGTTCGACCCGACGTCGCCGTTCGGCGGCTACAAGGAGTCCGGCTACGGCCGTGAGGGTGGCCGCCATGGACTGGAGGCGTATCTCGATGTCTGA
- a CDS encoding aldehyde dehydrogenase family protein, whose amino-acid sequence MTEPGRLAVRKTYKLYIGGAFPRSESGRSYAVTSSKGDFLANAAKASRKDARDAVVAARKAFPGWSGATAYNRGQILYRIAEMLEGRRAQFAAEVADADGVSVKRAGELVDAAVDRLVWYAGWSDKIGAVRGAANPVAGPYFNLSTPEPTGVVAVVAPPMGPLLGLVSVVAPVIVTGNTCVVVCSERAPLPAITLAEVLATSDLPGGVVNLLTGRAAELAPWLASHMDVNAIDLTGCDEELAVACEKDAAGNLKRVLRPPAGKIDWLADPGVDRMTAFLETKTVWHPIGV is encoded by the coding sequence ATGACTGAGCCCGGCCGCCTGGCCGTACGCAAGACGTACAAGCTGTACATCGGCGGGGCCTTCCCGCGTTCCGAGAGCGGAAGGTCCTACGCCGTGACCTCCTCCAAGGGTGACTTCCTCGCCAACGCGGCGAAGGCGTCACGCAAGGACGCGCGTGACGCGGTGGTCGCGGCACGCAAGGCGTTCCCCGGCTGGTCCGGCGCCACGGCGTACAACCGCGGCCAGATCCTGTACCGGATCGCCGAGATGCTGGAGGGCCGCCGCGCGCAGTTCGCCGCCGAGGTCGCCGACGCCGACGGCGTGTCGGTCAAGCGTGCCGGTGAGCTGGTGGACGCGGCCGTGGACCGGCTGGTCTGGTACGCGGGCTGGTCCGACAAGATCGGCGCGGTGCGCGGCGCCGCCAACCCGGTCGCCGGTCCGTACTTCAACCTGTCCACCCCCGAGCCGACCGGTGTCGTCGCGGTCGTCGCACCGCCGATGGGCCCGCTGCTCGGCCTGGTCTCGGTCGTCGCGCCGGTGATCGTCACCGGCAACACGTGTGTGGTGGTGTGCTCCGAACGCGCGCCGCTGCCGGCCATCACGCTGGCCGAGGTCCTCGCGACCTCCGATCTCCCCGGCGGTGTGGTCAACCTGCTCACCGGCCGCGCCGCGGAGCTGGCCCCGTGGCTGGCGTCCCACATGGACGTCAACGCCATCGACCTCACCGGCTGCGACGAGGAGCTCGCCGTGGCCTGCGAGAAGGACGCGGCCGGGAATCTCAAGCGCGTGCTGCGTCCGCCGGCCGGCAAGATCGACTGGCTGGCCGACCCCGGCGTGGACCGCATGACGGCTTTCCTGGAGACCAAGACCGTCTGGCACCCCATCGGCGTCTGA
- a CDS encoding TetR family transcriptional regulator encodes MTERPAKASGRRPGTSQTREAILDAAMESFTAKGFTSTTVRGVAREAGVDPALVIHFFGTKDGLFDAAVRSRGVPLRRLSEAVEGDRNGLGERLVRRYLSLWEDPETGPRLHAILHAAAASEAAAALLRGFITEEVLRPIAKTLGGDHAETRAILAGSTLIGLALVRYVLKVDALALLPAETVVATAGPAVQRYLTGELDLE; translated from the coding sequence GTGACCGAGCGGCCCGCCAAGGCGAGCGGACGACGTCCTGGCACGTCACAGACCAGGGAGGCCATCCTCGACGCCGCCATGGAGTCCTTCACCGCCAAGGGGTTCACGAGCACCACGGTCCGCGGCGTGGCACGCGAGGCCGGAGTGGACCCCGCGCTGGTCATCCACTTCTTCGGCACCAAGGACGGCCTGTTCGACGCCGCCGTGCGCAGCCGCGGCGTCCCCCTGCGGCGCCTGTCGGAGGCCGTGGAAGGCGACCGCAACGGTCTCGGCGAGCGCCTGGTACGCCGCTACCTGTCGCTGTGGGAGGACCCCGAGACCGGCCCCCGGCTGCACGCCATCCTGCACGCCGCGGCCGCCTCGGAGGCCGCCGCCGCGCTCCTGCGCGGCTTCATCACCGAAGAGGTGCTGCGGCCCATCGCCAAGACCCTCGGCGGCGACCACGCCGAGACCCGCGCGATCCTGGCCGGCTCCACCCTCATCGGCCTGGCGCTGGTCAGGTACGTGCTCAAGGTGGACGCGCTCGCGCTGCTCCCCGCCGAGACCGTCGTCGCGACCGCCGGGCCCGCCGTCCAGCGGTACCTCACCGGCGAGCTCGACCTGGAATGA